The following are encoded together in the Myxococcus virescens genome:
- a CDS encoding helix-turn-helix domain-containing protein has product MIGPLLKEWRTLRGKSQLALSLEAQVSARHLSFLESGRSGASQELVLRLAEALGLGLRDRNALLVAAGFAPQFGERGWHSAELAEVRRAAGLILASHEPYPAIVVDSSSTVLEANAGALAMMGQPREALGQVNLMDLVFVPGPVRSAIGNWEEIAGYLLHRLREGARMRGPRSPVASVLARVLAQPGVEALTALRPANAGSVLVPLTFTRDGATTHWYTTLTSFGAPQDALVEEITIEQFHPM; this is encoded by the coding sequence ATGATTGGACCCCTGCTCAAGGAATGGAGAACGCTGCGCGGCAAGAGCCAGCTGGCCCTGTCGCTGGAGGCGCAGGTATCGGCGCGTCACCTGTCATTCCTGGAGTCGGGCCGCTCCGGGGCCAGCCAGGAACTGGTGCTGCGGCTGGCGGAGGCCCTGGGGCTGGGGCTGAGGGACCGCAACGCCCTGCTGGTGGCGGCGGGGTTCGCGCCTCAGTTCGGCGAGCGCGGCTGGCACAGCGCGGAGCTGGCGGAGGTCCGGCGGGCCGCGGGGCTCATCCTCGCGTCGCATGAGCCGTATCCCGCCATCGTGGTGGATTCGTCCTCGACGGTGCTCGAGGCCAATGCGGGCGCGCTCGCGATGATGGGGCAGCCGCGTGAGGCGCTCGGACAGGTCAACCTGATGGACCTCGTCTTCGTGCCCGGACCCGTGCGCTCGGCCATTGGCAACTGGGAGGAGATTGCCGGGTATCTGCTCCACCGGCTGCGGGAGGGCGCTCGCATGCGGGGCCCCCGCTCACCCGTGGCATCGGTCCTGGCCCGTGTCCTGGCTCAGCCAGGTGTCGAGGCGTTGACCGCGCTGCGGCCCGCCAACGCCGGCTCGGTGCTGGTGCCCTTGACCTTCACCCGCGATGGCGCGACGACGCACTGGTACACCACGCTCACCAGCTTCGGCGCCCCCCAGGATGCCCTGGTGGAGGAAATCACCATCGAGCAGTTCCACCCGATGTGA
- a CDS encoding VOC family protein — MFGDTKAFSGFSVRDVAAARKFYGETLGLKTSESDGMLTLHIAGGRDILVYPKDNHTPASFTILNFPVEDIDKAVDALSQRGVRFERYDGFDADAKGIVRGDAGPPIAWFKDPSGNVLSVLQGQGPA; from the coding sequence ATGTTCGGAGATACGAAGGCGTTCAGCGGCTTCTCAGTGCGAGACGTGGCGGCGGCCCGGAAGTTCTACGGCGAGACGCTGGGCCTGAAGACGTCCGAGTCGGACGGCATGTTGACGCTGCACATCGCGGGCGGCAGGGACATCCTCGTCTATCCCAAGGACAACCACACCCCGGCGTCGTTCACGATTCTCAACTTCCCCGTGGAGGACATCGACAAGGCGGTGGACGCGCTGTCCCAACGCGGCGTGCGTTTCGAGCGGTACGACGGCTTCGACGCGGATGCGAAGGGCATCGTCCGGGGTGACGCGGGGCCGCCCATTGCCTGGTTCAAGGACCCTTCAGGCAACGTGCTGTCCGTCTTGCAGGGCCAGGGCCCGGCCTGA
- a CDS encoding bestrophin family protein yields MIVRPRLSSLRLLFVVRGTILPRVLPHVLGIAALSALVVWAYRQGYLDLQISSPAPLSLLGIALSIFLGFRNNACYDRWWEARKHWGALIIELRSFSHEAIALLGDDGSGAQQAMRRLVRRNIAFAHAMAAHLRGHDAREDISRLLPEPEAARVLASQNRPNALLREHDRELASLLREKHLTDITWSELRTHVHGLMNVLSACERIRFTPLPFTYTVLLHRTAYLFCLLLPFGLAEALGWFTPWLAAMIAYTFFGLDRLSDELEEPFGTEPNDLSLLAMARSVEMNLMEALGEPQPEPLKPRDFVLP; encoded by the coding sequence GTGATTGTCCGTCCTCGCCTCAGCTCGCTTCGGCTCCTCTTCGTTGTGCGCGGGACCATCCTCCCGCGCGTCCTGCCCCACGTCCTGGGCATCGCGGCGCTCTCCGCGCTCGTCGTCTGGGCGTACCGGCAAGGCTATCTGGATCTGCAGATCTCCTCACCGGCGCCGCTGTCCCTGCTGGGCATCGCGCTCTCCATCTTCCTCGGCTTCCGGAACAACGCCTGCTACGACCGGTGGTGGGAGGCCCGGAAGCACTGGGGCGCGCTCATCATCGAACTGCGTTCATTCTCCCATGAGGCCATCGCGCTCCTGGGGGACGACGGCAGCGGAGCGCAACAGGCGATGCGCAGGCTGGTGAGGCGGAACATCGCCTTCGCCCACGCGATGGCCGCACACCTGCGCGGGCATGACGCCCGGGAGGACATCAGCCGCCTGCTGCCAGAGCCGGAGGCCGCGCGCGTACTGGCCAGCCAGAACCGCCCCAACGCCCTGCTTCGGGAGCACGACCGGGAGCTGGCCTCGCTCCTCCGGGAGAAGCATCTCACCGACATCACCTGGAGCGAGCTGCGGACGCACGTCCATGGCTTGATGAACGTGCTCTCCGCGTGTGAGCGCATCCGCTTCACGCCCCTGCCCTTCACGTACACGGTGCTGCTGCACCGCACCGCCTACCTGTTCTGCCTGCTGCTGCCCTTTGGTCTCGCGGAGGCGCTGGGCTGGTTCACGCCCTGGCTCGCGGCGATGATTGCCTACACCTTCTTCGGGCTCGACCGGCTGAGCGACGAACTGGAGGAGCCCTTCGGCACGGAGCCCAACGACCTCTCCTTGCTGGCGATGGCGCGCAGCGTGGAGATGAACTTGATGGAGGCGCTGGGCGAACCGCAGCCCGAGCCGCTGAAGCCACGCGACTTCGTCCTCCCATGA
- a CDS encoding DUF378 domain-containing protein, which produces MERADADRTRGGLAKVMAVLAIIGAINWGLIGFFNWNLVNALFGGETRTAMSALSRLIYSIVGLSGVALALTFPWKKSIGTTTTTTPRTDVGLHRRTEVRP; this is translated from the coding sequence ATGGAACGAGCGGATGCGGACCGAACCAGAGGAGGGCTCGCCAAGGTGATGGCCGTCCTGGCCATCATCGGCGCCATCAACTGGGGCCTGATTGGCTTCTTCAATTGGAACCTCGTGAACGCGCTTTTCGGCGGCGAGACACGGACGGCGATGAGCGCGCTCAGTCGCCTCATCTACTCCATCGTGGGTCTGTCGGGCGTCGCGCTGGCGCTCACCTTCCCGTGGAAGAAGAGCATTGGAACCACCACGACCACCACGCCGAGAACGGACGTGGGGCTCCACCGCAGAACCGAAGTGCGTCCCTGA
- a CDS encoding LysR family transcriptional regulator: protein MRDRLGGVFAFVQAVEAGSFALAAERMGLSRSAVGKSIARLEERLETRLFQRTTRRQSLTEDGQAFYERCVRALAELEAAETALDSGRRAPTGRLRVSAPVMFGRHCAAPLLRELVLQHPGLELEIAFSDRMVDLVEEGYDLALRVAPLADHAGLTARRLGVQTMSVCAAPGYLKRHGRPKTLEDLGEHDAVVYGRNGVNKPWRFPDGQGGEQRIAVQARLRFDDVETIMDAAVQGAGLAWLPRWLIAEHLSSGRLVEVLETQRPYGNEIYAVWPQSKHLTSKVRAAIDLLVARIPERLVDTHSR, encoded by the coding sequence ATGAGGGACCGCCTTGGGGGCGTCTTCGCCTTCGTCCAGGCCGTGGAGGCAGGGAGCTTCGCGCTCGCCGCGGAGCGCATGGGGCTCTCACGCTCGGCCGTGGGGAAGAGCATCGCGCGGCTGGAGGAGCGTCTGGAGACCCGGCTGTTCCAGCGCACCACGCGTCGGCAGAGCCTCACCGAGGACGGCCAGGCCTTCTACGAGCGCTGCGTGCGCGCATTGGCGGAGCTCGAGGCGGCGGAGACGGCGCTGGACTCCGGACGGCGCGCGCCCACGGGCCGCCTGCGCGTCAGCGCGCCCGTGATGTTCGGCCGGCACTGCGCCGCGCCGCTGCTGCGCGAGCTGGTCCTCCAGCATCCGGGACTGGAGCTGGAAATCGCCTTCAGCGACCGGATGGTCGACCTCGTCGAGGAAGGCTACGACCTGGCCCTCCGCGTCGCGCCGCTGGCGGACCACGCGGGACTGACGGCGCGCCGGCTGGGCGTCCAGACGATGTCCGTCTGCGCCGCGCCCGGCTACCTGAAGCGCCACGGCCGCCCGAAGACACTGGAAGACCTGGGCGAGCACGACGCGGTCGTCTACGGCCGCAACGGCGTCAACAAGCCCTGGCGATTCCCGGACGGACAGGGCGGCGAGCAGCGCATCGCCGTCCAGGCGCGCCTGCGCTTCGACGACGTGGAGACCATCATGGACGCCGCGGTGCAGGGGGCCGGGCTGGCGTGGCTTCCTCGCTGGCTCATCGCCGAGCACCTGAGCAGCGGCAGGCTCGTCGAGGTGCTGGAGACTCAGCGCCCCTATGGCAACGAAATCTACGCGGTGTGGCCTCAGAGCAAACACCTGACCTCGAAGGTGCGCGCGGCCATCGACCTCCTCGTCGCGCGCATTCCCGAGCGACTGGTGGATACCCACTCCCGCTGA
- a CDS encoding zinc-dependent alcohol dehydrogenase family protein, with translation MKRWQAKQAGRAHLELAEVAIPSPGAGEVLIRVSAVSLNYREKLMLDGGGSLTAHQPFTPASDMAGVVVAAGAGVQRFKEGARVIANFQTDWVDGPVPRGTVRSLGGNAPGVLAEYVVMPEQWLVASPETLDDVQASTLPCAGLTAWTSLVELGGLRPGHTVVTQGTGGVSLFAVQLAAAMGAEVIVLSGDEDKLARVKALGAAHGIHRRHTPEWHTAVLELTRGAGADHILELVGGENLGRSVKALASDGRVSLIGVFEGFESRFPVQPLFLSSGVIQGIFVGHRRGLENLVRAVDRLALKPVVDTVYSLDALPTALEHLDRGPFGKLVITA, from the coding sequence ATGAAGCGTTGGCAGGCGAAGCAGGCGGGACGGGCGCACCTGGAACTGGCGGAGGTGGCGATTCCCTCTCCGGGTGCTGGTGAGGTGTTGATTCGCGTGTCGGCGGTCTCCCTCAACTACCGCGAGAAGCTGATGCTCGACGGAGGTGGCTCCCTGACGGCGCACCAGCCCTTCACGCCGGCTTCGGACATGGCGGGCGTGGTGGTCGCGGCGGGCGCGGGCGTGCAGCGCTTCAAGGAAGGGGCGCGCGTCATCGCCAACTTCCAGACGGATTGGGTGGACGGGCCCGTGCCGCGTGGGACGGTGCGCAGCCTGGGCGGAAACGCGCCGGGCGTGCTGGCCGAGTACGTCGTCATGCCGGAGCAGTGGCTGGTGGCGTCTCCCGAAACACTCGATGACGTGCAGGCGAGCACGTTGCCGTGCGCCGGCCTCACCGCGTGGACGTCCCTGGTGGAGCTGGGCGGGCTGCGTCCGGGGCACACGGTGGTGACGCAGGGCACGGGCGGCGTGTCCCTGTTCGCGGTGCAGCTTGCCGCCGCCATGGGCGCGGAGGTCATCGTGCTCTCGGGGGACGAGGACAAGCTGGCCCGCGTGAAGGCCCTGGGCGCCGCGCACGGCATCCATCGTCGCCACACTCCGGAGTGGCATACGGCGGTGCTCGAGCTGACGCGAGGCGCGGGGGCCGACCACATCCTGGAGTTGGTGGGCGGGGAGAACCTGGGCCGGTCGGTGAAGGCGCTCGCGTCGGATGGGCGCGTCTCGCTCATCGGCGTGTTCGAGGGCTTCGAGAGCCGCTTCCCGGTGCAGCCCTTGTTCCTGAGCTCCGGCGTCATCCAGGGCATCTTCGTCGGACACCGGCGCGGGCTGGAGAACCTGGTGCGCGCGGTGGACCGGCTGGCATTGAAGCCCGTGGTCGACACTGTCTATTCACTCGATGCGCTGCCCACGGCGCTCGAACACCTGGACCGCGGACCGTTTGGCAAGCTGGTCATCACGGCTTGA
- a CDS encoding glutathione S-transferase family protein: protein MRTLHGLSYSPWTEKTRWALDHHRVAYRYREHLPLIGEPLLRWRTPRGVRPAVPLLIDEGEAFPGSFVIARRAEELGQGEPLFPAADLPVIQRWEDDSEQVLSAARAKVVAALLESRQAQVESLPAFLPAGLRSVLAPSARLGARFVARKHQAPVDIAAAVHEKVIPTLERLREALGGRDYLLSRFSYADITAALMLQFVRAVDDGYLPLGPGTRAVWSDAALAARFPDLLEWRDGLYAKHRRP, encoded by the coding sequence ATGCGCACACTCCATGGACTCAGTTACTCGCCCTGGACGGAGAAGACCCGTTGGGCGTTGGACCACCACCGTGTCGCCTATCGCTACCGCGAACACCTGCCGCTCATCGGCGAGCCGCTGCTGCGCTGGCGTACGCCGCGTGGCGTGCGGCCCGCCGTTCCCTTGCTCATCGACGAGGGCGAGGCCTTTCCCGGCTCGTTCGTCATCGCGCGGCGCGCGGAGGAGCTGGGGCAGGGGGAGCCACTCTTTCCCGCCGCGGACCTCCCGGTGATTCAGCGCTGGGAGGACGACAGCGAGCAGGTGCTCTCCGCGGCGCGCGCCAAGGTGGTAGCGGCGTTGCTGGAGAGTCGTCAGGCCCAGGTGGAGAGCCTTCCCGCCTTCCTGCCCGCGGGGCTCCGGTCGGTCCTGGCACCGTCCGCGAGGCTGGGCGCGCGCTTCGTGGCCCGCAAGCACCAGGCTCCCGTGGACATCGCCGCCGCCGTCCATGAGAAGGTCATCCCCACGCTGGAGCGCCTGCGTGAAGCCCTGGGCGGCCGGGACTACCTGCTGTCGCGCTTCAGCTACGCGGACATCACGGCCGCGCTGATGCTCCAGTTCGTGAGGGCGGTGGACGACGGCTACCTTCCCCTGGGGCCTGGGACGCGAGCGGTGTGGAGCGACGCGGCGCTCGCCGCCCGCTTCCCGGACCTGCTCGAGTGGCGGGACGGCCTCTACGCGAAGCACCGCCGCCCCTGA
- a CDS encoding rod shape-determining protein: MFDWLHTLFSRDLAIDLGTANTLIYIRGQGIVSNEPSVVAVQQDARGGKKVLAVGKEAKEMLGRTPGNIVAIRPMKDGVIADFEITAAMLRYFIQSAHNRKTLVNPRIIIGIPSGITEVERRAVREAAANAGAREVYLIEQPMAAAIGAGLPVTEPSGNMIVDIGGGTSDVAVISLAGIVFAKSVRIGGDKLDEAIIQYVKRKYNLLIGERTAELIKMGIGTAYPTDEVMTMEIKGRDLVAGVPRTLTVSSDEVRDALAEPVNGIVEAVKLTLERTPPELAGDIADRGIVLAGGGALLKNLDTLLREETGLPVFLAEDPLSAVVIGAGKALESLDILRQVCQPG; encoded by the coding sequence ATGTTTGACTGGCTTCACACCCTCTTCTCGCGTGACCTCGCCATCGACCTCGGCACGGCGAACACGCTCATCTACATCCGCGGCCAGGGCATCGTCTCCAACGAGCCCTCGGTGGTGGCCGTCCAGCAGGACGCGCGCGGGGGCAAGAAGGTCCTCGCGGTGGGCAAGGAAGCCAAGGAAATGCTCGGGCGCACCCCGGGCAACATCGTGGCCATCCGTCCGATGAAGGACGGCGTCATCGCGGACTTTGAAATCACGGCCGCGATGCTGCGCTACTTCATCCAGAGCGCGCACAACCGCAAGACGCTCGTCAATCCGCGCATCATCATCGGCATCCCCTCCGGCATCACCGAGGTGGAGCGCCGCGCGGTGCGCGAGGCGGCGGCCAACGCGGGCGCCCGCGAGGTCTACCTCATCGAGCAGCCCATGGCGGCGGCCATTGGCGCGGGCCTTCCGGTGACGGAGCCCAGCGGCAACATGATAGTGGACATCGGCGGTGGCACGTCCGACGTCGCGGTCATCAGCCTCGCCGGCATCGTGTTCGCCAAGAGCGTGCGCATCGGCGGCGACAAGCTGGACGAGGCCATCATCCAGTACGTCAAGCGCAAGTACAACCTGCTCATCGGTGAGCGCACGGCGGAGCTCATCAAGATGGGCATTGGCACCGCGTACCCGACGGACGAGGTCATGACCATGGAGATCAAGGGTCGCGACCTGGTGGCCGGCGTGCCGCGCACGCTGACGGTGTCCAGCGACGAAGTGCGTGACGCGCTGGCGGAGCCCGTCAACGGCATCGTCGAGGCGGTGAAGCTCACGCTGGAGCGCACCCCGCCCGAGCTCGCCGGCGACATCGCCGACCGCGGCATCGTCCTGGCCGGTGGCGGCGCGCTGCTGAAGAACCTGGACACGCTGCTGCGCGAGGAGACGGGCCTGCCCGTGTTCCTGGCCGAGGACCCGCTCTCCGCCGTCGTGATTGGCGCGGGCAAGGCGCTGGAGTCGCTCGACATCCTCCGGCAGGTCTGCCAGCCGGGCTGA
- a CDS encoding putative ABC transporter permease — MLSRFLVYGCVGWVLEVMFTGTGAALKKDRNATARTYLWMHPIYGGTALALEEVSARLKPLPRPLRALVYTGLIFGAEYGTGWLLKRLLGRCPWDYAPHRWSVHGLIRLDYAPAWYLTALLFEPVRDTLLHVTSEALRQTPEYRDAEAQGTLPPTALPEEKPLEAGLVAARFESAQAEPTPIP, encoded by the coding sequence GTGCTTTCAAGATTCCTCGTCTATGGGTGCGTGGGCTGGGTGCTCGAGGTGATGTTCACCGGCACGGGGGCCGCGCTGAAGAAGGACCGGAACGCCACGGCGCGCACCTACCTGTGGATGCACCCCATCTACGGAGGCACGGCGCTGGCGCTGGAAGAGGTCTCCGCCCGGCTCAAGCCCCTGCCCCGGCCGCTGCGGGCCCTGGTCTACACGGGGCTCATCTTCGGCGCGGAGTACGGCACGGGCTGGTTGCTCAAGCGCCTGCTCGGCCGCTGCCCGTGGGACTACGCGCCGCACAGGTGGAGCGTACACGGCCTCATCCGCCTGGATTACGCCCCGGCCTGGTACCTTACCGCCCTGCTGTTCGAGCCCGTGCGTGACACGCTGCTCCACGTCACCAGCGAGGCCCTGCGCCAGACGCCGGAGTACCGCGACGCCGAGGCCCAGGGGACGCTGCCGCCCACGGCGCTCCCCGAGGAGAAGCCGCTGGAGGCGGGGCTGGTGGCGGCGCGCTTCGAGTCGGCGCAGGCCGAGCCCACCCCCATCCCCTGA
- a CDS encoding cation:proton antiporter, with protein sequence MHGAHEVLQAIAVVLCVAAVTTVLFQKLRQPVVLGYILAGLVVGPYLPIPLVANPEVVTTLSELGVILLMFSLGLEFSLRKLFAVGPTAGVTAVIQCSIMIWLGFVVGRAFGWTTLESLFTGALISVSSTTIIAKAFDEQNIRGRLRELVVGVLIVEDLIAVLLMATLTAISSGTGLSVGELSLTTGRLVAFLVGLVVVGLFIIPRAVRYVVKLNKPETTLVASVGICFAVALLAQAFGYSVALGAFLAGSLVAESGEEKVVEHLVQPVKDIFAAIFFVSVGMLINPALIAEHWAAILVLTVVVIVGKLFSVTLGAFLTGHSTRTSVQAGMSLAQIGEFSFIIAGLGLSLKATGNFIYPVAVAVSAITTLTTPLLIRVSGPVASYVDRKLPKPLQTFATLYGTWVERLRDAPRRQTFGASVRRLARLMVLDAVLLIVLVIGTSLTAGKLGSLIEQRLGIDENLSRYIILGGAVLLSIPFLVGVVQVARRLGEELAEAALPGRKDGRVDLAAAPRRVLLVTLQLGIILLVSVPVVAITQPFLRGAMGPLVVLALIGALGVTFWRGATNLHGHVRAGAQVIVEALAAQSHSREPGADEHALDHVSKVLPGLGEPVPVRLEASSPAAGKTLAEVNLRGLTGATVLAIRRGDSSVSVPSAQEVLQPGDVLALTGTQDAVEAAKSLLTGAPAPASEPEPTGAQV encoded by the coding sequence ATGCATGGAGCCCACGAGGTCCTCCAAGCCATTGCCGTCGTCCTGTGCGTCGCGGCAGTGACGACGGTCCTCTTCCAGAAGCTTCGCCAGCCCGTGGTGCTGGGCTACATCCTGGCCGGCCTCGTCGTCGGCCCGTACCTGCCGATTCCGCTCGTCGCCAACCCGGAGGTGGTGACGACGCTCTCGGAGCTGGGCGTCATCCTCCTGATGTTCTCGTTGGGGTTGGAGTTCAGCCTCCGCAAGCTGTTCGCCGTGGGCCCCACGGCGGGTGTCACCGCCGTCATCCAATGCAGCATCATGATTTGGCTGGGCTTCGTGGTGGGGCGCGCCTTCGGGTGGACCACCCTGGAGAGCCTCTTCACGGGCGCGCTCATCTCCGTGTCCAGCACCACCATCATCGCCAAGGCCTTCGACGAGCAGAACATCCGGGGCCGGCTGCGGGAGCTGGTGGTGGGCGTCCTCATCGTCGAGGACCTCATCGCCGTCCTCCTGATGGCGACGCTGACGGCCATCTCCTCCGGCACCGGCCTGTCCGTGGGGGAGCTGTCGTTGACGACGGGCCGCCTGGTGGCGTTCCTCGTCGGGCTGGTGGTGGTGGGGCTGTTCATCATCCCCCGCGCGGTGCGCTACGTGGTGAAGCTCAACAAGCCGGAGACGACCCTGGTCGCCAGCGTGGGCATCTGCTTCGCGGTGGCGCTGCTGGCGCAGGCCTTCGGGTATTCGGTGGCGCTGGGGGCCTTCCTGGCGGGCTCGCTGGTGGCGGAGTCCGGCGAGGAGAAGGTGGTGGAGCACCTGGTGCAGCCGGTGAAGGACATCTTCGCGGCCATCTTCTTCGTGTCCGTGGGCATGCTCATCAACCCGGCGCTCATCGCGGAGCACTGGGCCGCCATCCTGGTGCTCACGGTCGTGGTCATCGTTGGCAAGCTCTTCAGCGTGACGCTGGGCGCGTTCCTCACGGGGCACAGCACCCGGACCTCCGTGCAGGCGGGCATGAGCCTGGCGCAGATTGGCGAGTTCTCCTTCATCATCGCGGGCCTGGGCCTGTCGCTGAAGGCCACGGGCAACTTCATCTACCCGGTGGCGGTGGCCGTCTCCGCGATTACGACGCTCACGACGCCCCTGCTGATTCGCGTGTCGGGGCCGGTGGCCAGCTATGTGGACCGCAAGCTGCCCAAGCCGCTGCAGACGTTCGCGACGTTGTACGGCACCTGGGTCGAGCGGCTGCGCGACGCGCCCCGGCGCCAGACGTTCGGGGCCTCGGTGCGGCGGCTGGCGCGGTTGATGGTGCTGGACGCCGTGCTGCTGATTGTCCTGGTGATTGGCACGTCGTTGACGGCGGGCAAGCTGGGCTCCCTCATCGAGCAGCGGCTGGGCATCGATGAGAACCTGTCCCGCTACATCATCCTGGGCGGCGCGGTGCTGCTCTCCATCCCGTTCCTGGTGGGCGTGGTGCAGGTGGCGCGCCGGTTGGGCGAGGAGCTGGCGGAGGCGGCGCTGCCCGGGCGGAAGGACGGGCGGGTGGACCTGGCGGCGGCGCCCCGGCGCGTGCTGCTGGTGACGCTGCAACTGGGCATCATCCTGCTGGTGAGCGTGCCCGTGGTGGCGATTACGCAGCCCTTCCTCCGGGGCGCCATGGGCCCGCTCGTCGTGCTGGCCCTGATTGGTGCGCTGGGCGTGACGTTCTGGCGAGGCGCCACCAACCTGCACGGCCACGTCCGCGCGGGCGCGCAGGTCATCGTGGAGGCGCTGGCGGCGCAGTCCCACTCGCGAGAGCCGGGCGCGGATGAGCACGCGCTGGACCACGTCTCCAAGGTGCTCCCGGGCCTGGGCGAGCCCGTGCCCGTGCGGCTGGAGGCCTCCAGTCCCGCGGCGGGGAAGACGCTGGCCGAGGTGAACCTCCGCGGCCTCACGGGGGCCACGGTGCTGGCCATCCGGCGCGGGGACTCGAGCGTGTCCGTGCCGTCCGCGCAGGAGGTGCTGCAGCCGGGTGACGTGCTGGCGCTGACGGGCACGCAGGACGCGGTGGAGGCCGCCAAGAGCCTGCTCACCGGCGCACCGGCGCCCGCCTCGGAGCCGGAGCCGACGGGCGCCCAGGTGTAG
- a CDS encoding glycosyltransferase family 2 protein: protein MLVSLVIPVYNEIPTLAELLRRCVAVDFPKELVLIDDCSKDGSREFLRQLQEQGVGLLGGTPRNRNEVRVLFQEKNQGKGAALRRGFTEATGDIIIVQDADLEYDPRDIPNVIQPIIDGVADVVFGSRFTGTPRRVLYYWHTVLNNVLTTLSNMTSGLNLTDMETCYKAFRAEVLRSVQVEEDRFGFEPEITAKVARGRWRVFEVPISYHGRTYEEGKKIGWKDGVRALYAIAKYSVKR from the coding sequence ATGCTCGTCTCACTCGTCATCCCCGTCTACAACGAGATTCCCACCCTCGCCGAACTGCTGCGCCGCTGCGTCGCCGTCGACTTCCCGAAGGAGCTCGTCCTCATCGACGACTGCTCCAAGGACGGCAGCCGCGAATTCCTGCGCCAGCTTCAGGAGCAGGGCGTGGGCCTGTTGGGCGGTACACCGCGCAATCGCAACGAGGTGCGCGTCCTCTTCCAGGAGAAGAACCAGGGCAAGGGCGCGGCGCTGCGGCGAGGCTTCACCGAAGCCACGGGTGACATCATCATCGTCCAGGACGCGGACCTGGAATACGACCCGCGCGACATCCCCAACGTCATCCAGCCCATCATCGACGGGGTCGCGGACGTCGTCTTCGGCAGCCGCTTCACCGGCACGCCCCGGCGCGTCCTCTATTACTGGCACACCGTGCTGAACAACGTGCTCACCACGCTGTCCAACATGACCAGCGGCCTGAACCTCACCGACATGGAGACCTGCTACAAGGCCTTCCGCGCCGAGGTGCTGCGCTCCGTGCAGGTGGAGGAGGACCGCTTCGGCTTCGAGCCGGAAATCACCGCCAAGGTGGCCCGTGGCCGCTGGCGCGTCTTCGAGGTGCCCATCAGCTACCACGGGCGCACTTACGAAGAGGGCAAGAAGATTGGCTGGAAGGACGGCGTCCGCGCCCTCTACGCCATCGCCAAGTACAGCGTGAAGCGGTAG